One Holosporales bacterium genomic window carries:
- a CDS encoding Rpn family recombination-promoting nuclease/putative transposase, whose product MTDLLDPKQDYIFKNIFGVEQNKALLISFLNALFKGAPYIVDLTFDNPNIEKILEKDKASRLDIKATTDNKTKIDIEIQIKNTGEIPQRAFHYLANMMPRVVKKKESYNGPNVIGIWILGENVTDRQNAIGEAYMTFQPQDPDPYQIMTDRARIIFIELPKFNPKKADAQDLLTAWLSFLKDPIFMDASFLQVEEVHEAMETLKYISADDEVRAISDLRQKNINDYNSEMTVAEERGIAIGEKRGKIEGRKETAINLLAMGMKEEDVSKATGFSVNEVKSLWNQG is encoded by the coding sequence ATGACTGATTTATTGGATCCGAAACAAGATTATATCTTCAAGAACATATTTGGCGTAGAGCAGAACAAAGCGCTTTTGATTTCATTCTTGAATGCCTTGTTCAAGGGGGCTCCTTACATTGTAGACCTGACTTTTGATAATCCTAATATAGAAAAAATTCTTGAGAAAGATAAGGCAAGCCGTCTCGATATCAAGGCTACGACGGATAATAAAACAAAAATAGATATTGAAATTCAGATTAAAAATACCGGCGAGATTCCACAGCGAGCGTTCCATTACCTCGCTAACATGATGCCTCGCGTCGTAAAAAAGAAAGAATCGTACAATGGGCCGAACGTTATCGGCATCTGGATTCTTGGAGAAAACGTTACCGATCGTCAAAACGCCATCGGCGAGGCCTACATGACGTTTCAGCCGCAAGATCCGGATCCGTATCAGATAATGACTGATCGCGCGAGGATCATTTTCATCGAGTTGCCGAAATTCAATCCGAAGAAGGCTGACGCGCAGGATCTTTTGACCGCCTGGCTCTCGTTTTTGAAAGATCCGATTTTCATGGACGCGTCGTTTTTGCAGGTAGAAGAAGTACATGAGGCGATGGAAACGCTTAAATACATCAGTGCTGATGATGAAGTCCGCGCAATCTCTGACTTGAGGCAAAAAAACATTAACGATTATAACAGCGAAATGACCGTAGCAGAGGAAAGAGGCATCGCCATCGGCGAGAAAAGGGGCAAAATTGAGGGAAGGAAAGAAACAGCAATTAATTTACTGGCTATGGGAATGAAGGAAGAGGACGTTTCTAAGGCTACGGGTTTCTCAGTCAATGAAGTGAAGTCTTTGTGGAATCAAGGATAG